In Centroberyx gerrardi isolate f3 chromosome 20, fCenGer3.hap1.cur.20231027, whole genome shotgun sequence, a genomic segment contains:
- the rsl1d1 gene encoding ribosomal L1 domain-containing protein 1, with amino-acid sequence MAEKAEELVLDRSQVKKAVQALQAFLKTKSTGDSLFLDETQQISLLFTLWKVPKQAQTIRIPLPHGQRPDTEEVCLFTRDEPRMTSDQTQRFYKKLLEEKGVRNITEIIPYKVLRTEYKPYEAKRRLLGNFDMFLSDDRVRRLLPSHLGKHFYDRKKEPLSVNLQSKQLARDIQRVIQGTVVKVSNKGCCCMARVAHSGMTADEVTENIEAAVKTVVAKLRTEGPVMKLIHLKSQTSVALPIYTSELGHLTVLDDAQKKAQATREKRIAARKQAKKEQAENTKTDTAPEEKKKKVEEEEEEIPQLVPIATPSKKPKLEPSKKKQLEKAPKPAVQKKGKKNQDKRTKKKAGKTPSQKLKRKVLKSK; translated from the exons atggctgaaaaggcagAGGAGCTTGTGTTAGACCGGTCACAG GTGAAGAAGGCCGTCCAGGCTCTGCAGGCTTTCCTGAAAACTAAGTCCACGGGTGACTCTCTGTTCCTGGACGAGACTCAGCAGATCAGCCTGCTCTTCACCCTGTGGAAGGTCCCCAAACAGGCGCAGACCATCCGCAT CCCCCTGCCCCATGGCCAGCGCCCGGACACAGAAGAGGTTTGCCTCTTCACCAGAGACGAGCCCCGCATGACCTCAGACCAGACCCAGAGGTTTTATAAGAAGCTGCTGGAGGAAAAGGGCGTCCGAAACATCACCGAG ATCATCCCCTACAAGGTGCTGAGGACGGAGTACAAGCCGTACGAGGCCAAGCGCCGCCTGCTGGGGAACTTCGACATGTTCCTGTCTGACGACCGCGTCCGGCGCCTGCTGCCCTCCCACCTCGGAAAACACTTCTACGACAGGAAAAA AGAGCCGCTGTCTGTGAACCTGCAGAGCAAACAGCTGGCCAGAGACATCCAGAGAGTCATCCAGGGCACCGTCGTAAAGGTCTCCAACAAGGGCTGCTGCTG CATGGCCCGTGTCGCCCACTCCGGCATGACGGCAGACGAGGTGACGGAGAACATCGAGGCTGCCGTCAAAACTGTGGTGGCCAAACTGCGAACG GAAGGACCAGTGATGAAGCTCATCCATTTAAAGAGCCAAACATCAGTGGCTTTGCCCATCTACACCTCAGAACTCGGTCACCTCACTGTGCTGGACGACGCTCAGAAGAAGGCCCAGGCCACCAGGGAAAAG CGCATTGCAGCCAGAAAGCAGGCTAAGAAGGAGCAGGCAGAGAACACAAAGACAGATACCGCTcctgaggaaaagaagaagaaggtggaggaagaggaggaggagatcccACAGCTGGTTCCCATAGCAACACCTAGCAAAAAGCCTAAACTGGAG ccATCCAAAAagaagcagctggagaaagcCCCCAAACCTGCTGTgcagaagaaaggaaaaaagaaccAGGACAAACGGACCAAGAAGAAGGCTGGCAAGACTCCCTCTCAGAAACTAAAACGAAAAGTGCTTAAATCCAAATGA